In a genomic window of Amycolatopsis japonica:
- a CDS encoding MCE family protein codes for MKTRIAAVLVLVLAATGCSDGVDVYDIPLPGGAALGERPIHVTASFTNVLDLVPQSGVKVNDVPVGQVRTVDLAPDGRSAVVGLLINGDVNLPANAVARLRQASILGEKFVELAPPPEGTPSGRLADGAVIPLAGSSLTPEIEEVFGALSLLLNGGGVAQVQNITRELNAALGGKESAARSLLSNLDVFVRGLDEHKAEITRAIESVNKLAATLNGNTEEIKATLNGLTPGIEVLNQQRQALVGMLKSLDGLTSVAVETVNRSKDDLVADLKALEPLLRKLAESGDKLPKAMEMIFTFPFPDAALEAIRGDYLNTFLTFKNNGGR; via the coding sequence ATGAAAACCCGGATCGCTGCCGTACTCGTCCTCGTGCTGGCCGCCACCGGCTGCAGCGACGGTGTCGACGTCTACGACATCCCGCTGCCGGGCGGGGCCGCGCTGGGGGAGCGCCCGATCCACGTCACGGCGAGTTTCACCAACGTGCTGGACCTCGTGCCCCAGTCCGGGGTGAAGGTCAACGACGTCCCGGTCGGCCAGGTGCGGACCGTCGATCTGGCGCCGGACGGCCGCAGCGCGGTGGTCGGCCTGCTGATCAACGGGGACGTGAATCTGCCGGCCAACGCCGTCGCGCGGCTGCGGCAGGCGAGCATCCTCGGCGAGAAATTCGTCGAGCTCGCGCCGCCGCCCGAGGGCACGCCTAGCGGACGGCTGGCCGACGGCGCCGTGATCCCGTTGGCCGGTTCTTCGCTGACTCCGGAGATCGAGGAGGTCTTCGGCGCGCTTTCCCTGCTGCTCAACGGCGGTGGTGTCGCGCAGGTGCAGAACATCACCCGTGAACTCAACGCCGCGCTCGGTGGCAAGGAGAGCGCGGCACGCAGCCTTCTGTCCAATTTGGACGTGTTCGTCCGCGGGCTCGACGAGCACAAGGCGGAGATCACCCGTGCCATCGAGAGTGTCAACAAGCTCGCGGCGACCCTGAACGGGAACACCGAGGAGATCAAGGCGACGCTGAACGGGCTCACCCCCGGGATCGAGGTTCTGAACCAGCAGCGTCAGGCGCTGGTCGGGATGCTGAAGTCGTTGGACGGGCTCACTTCGGTCGCGGTCGAGACGGTGAATCGCAGCAAGGACGACCTCGTCGCCGACCTCAAGGCGCTCGAACCGTTGCTGCGGAAGCTGGCCGAGTCCGGGGACAAACTGCCGAAGGCCATGGAGATGATCTTCACCTTCCCGTTCCCGGACGCCGCGCTCGAGGCCATCCGCGGTGACTACCTGAACACGTTCCTGACCTTCAAGAACAATGGTGGCCGCTGA
- a CDS encoding MCE family protein: MLTKFVRVQLVVFVTIAVLGVAYVGATYAGLDKLVLDRGYTVKVRLATGGGIFSNAEVTYRGVPIGRVGDLRLTASGMEVDLEIEPGGPEVPADTEAVVANRSAVGEQYVDLRPRRDNGAMLRDGSVIAEADTKIPLPVDVVLSSVDSFANSVPKPALRTVVDELYNATSDAGPALDQLVGRGIEFVQAASAHVGPLTRFVTDAQTVLDTQVSQADAIRSFGANAKLLAATLKSSDGDLRRLIPAVPAAANEVSTLLRETGPSLGILLANLLTTADVLETRQDGIEQLLVTAPKAVAAGHAIMGPDGAHVGLSLTFFDPPPCVTGYGTGYRDGLDASPRPLNTAARCALPKGNPTNVRGSQNVPRR; this comes from the coding sequence ATGTTGACCAAGTTCGTCCGCGTGCAGCTGGTGGTCTTCGTGACCATCGCGGTCCTCGGCGTCGCGTACGTCGGCGCGACGTACGCGGGGTTGGACAAACTGGTGCTCGATCGCGGGTACACGGTCAAGGTGCGGCTCGCGACCGGTGGCGGCATCTTCAGCAACGCCGAGGTCACCTATCGGGGCGTGCCGATCGGTCGCGTCGGGGACCTGCGGCTGACCGCCTCCGGGATGGAGGTGGACCTCGAAATCGAGCCGGGCGGCCCGGAGGTGCCCGCGGACACCGAAGCCGTCGTCGCCAACCGATCCGCCGTCGGCGAGCAGTACGTCGACCTGAGGCCGCGCCGCGACAACGGAGCAATGCTGCGAGACGGTTCGGTGATCGCCGAGGCGGACACGAAGATCCCGCTGCCGGTGGACGTCGTCCTGTCCAGTGTGGACTCTTTCGCGAACTCGGTGCCGAAGCCGGCGCTGCGGACCGTGGTCGACGAGCTGTACAACGCGACTTCCGACGCCGGCCCGGCGCTGGACCAGCTCGTCGGTAGGGGGATCGAGTTCGTGCAGGCGGCGAGCGCGCACGTCGGGCCGCTGACCAGGTTCGTGACCGACGCGCAGACCGTGCTCGACACCCAGGTCTCGCAGGCGGACGCGATCCGCTCGTTCGGCGCGAACGCGAAACTGCTCGCCGCGACGTTGAAGAGCTCCGACGGCGATCTGCGACGGCTGATCCCGGCCGTCCCGGCGGCCGCGAACGAGGTCAGCACGCTGCTGCGGGAGACCGGCCCGAGCCTCGGCATCCTGCTGGCGAACCTGCTGACCACCGCGGACGTACTGGAAACGCGGCAGGACGGGATCGAGCAGCTGCTGGTCACCGCGCCGAAAGCGGTCGCCGCCGGGCACGCGATCATGGGGCCGGACGGCGCGCACGTCGGCCTTTCGCTGACGTTCTTCGATCCGCCGCCGTGCGTCACCGGTTACGGGACCGGCTATCGCGACGGCCTCGACGCTTCGCCGCGTCCGCTGAACACCGCGGCGCGCTGTGCCCTGCCGAAGGGCAACCCGACGAACGTGCGCGGCTCGCAGAACGTGCCCAGGAGGTGA
- a CDS encoding PucR family transcriptional regulator — translation MTRPQDARSGVEATYGPLLTPARPGGASGRPVQLWALLPRELATVFRPGLGDTAGEVVREIQRTIPEYARPLDGAFGKALKTGVQMAFVQFLERLGNPEAPSEDRRSVFVSLGVQEFHQGRNVDVLQAAYRVGARVTWRRMAEIGRRAGVPSATLCLLAEAIFAYIDELSALSVEGHAEAREKAAGALERRRHRLMELLLAEPPSPPEVVKHAADLARWQLPDLLVAVALDQPSVEAPPAALADFESSSPCLLLPAPEPDERERFAEALAGTRAAIGPAVPPVFAARSLRAAREALRLIDSGALVDEPVTWCVDHLSRLWLLKEPFLAAELVRERLGPLAGLTGKQHSRLAGTLLAWLETCGNVREVAERLAVHPQTVRSRAQELEALFADGLRDPERRFEMILALRAAPS, via the coding sequence GTGACCCGACCGCAGGACGCCCGCAGCGGGGTCGAGGCGACGTACGGACCGCTGCTCACGCCCGCCCGGCCGGGTGGGGCGAGCGGGCGTCCGGTCCAGCTCTGGGCTCTGCTGCCGAGAGAACTGGCGACCGTGTTCCGGCCGGGGCTGGGCGATACGGCCGGGGAGGTGGTCCGGGAGATCCAGCGGACCATCCCCGAGTACGCGCGGCCCTTGGACGGAGCGTTCGGGAAGGCGCTCAAGACCGGCGTGCAGATGGCGTTCGTGCAGTTCCTGGAACGCCTCGGAAACCCCGAGGCGCCGTCGGAGGACCGGCGGAGCGTGTTCGTGAGCCTGGGCGTCCAGGAGTTCCATCAGGGCCGCAACGTCGACGTCCTCCAGGCGGCCTACCGGGTGGGCGCCAGGGTGACCTGGCGCCGGATGGCCGAAATCGGACGCCGCGCCGGGGTGCCTTCCGCGACGCTTTGCCTGCTCGCGGAGGCCATCTTCGCCTACATCGACGAGCTTTCGGCGCTGTCGGTCGAGGGCCACGCGGAGGCGCGGGAAAAGGCCGCCGGCGCACTGGAGCGCCGGCGGCATCGGCTGATGGAGCTCCTTCTCGCCGAACCCCCGTCGCCTCCCGAAGTCGTCAAACACGCCGCCGACCTGGCCCGCTGGCAACTGCCGGACCTGCTCGTCGCCGTCGCCCTCGACCAGCCGTCGGTCGAGGCCCCACCGGCCGCGCTCGCCGACTTCGAGAGCAGCTCGCCCTGTCTGCTGCTGCCCGCCCCGGAACCGGACGAACGGGAGCGATTCGCCGAAGCCCTGGCGGGCACGCGGGCCGCGATCGGCCCCGCGGTCCCACCCGTCTTCGCCGCCCGTTCCTTACGGGCCGCCCGCGAGGCCCTGCGCCTCATCGACTCCGGCGCGCTCGTGGACGAACCCGTGACGTGGTGCGTCGACCATCTTTCGCGCCTGTGGCTGCTCAAGGAACCGTTCTTGGCCGCCGAGCTCGTCCGGGAACGGCTCGGGCCGCTGGCCGGATTGACCGGTAAGCAGCATTCGCGGCTGGCCGGGACGCTGCTGGCGTGGCTGGAGACCTGCGGGAACGTGCGCGAGGTGGCGGAACGGCTGGCGGTGCATCCGCAGACGGTGCGTTCTCGTGCTCAGGAACTGGAGGCGCTGTTCGCCGACGGGCTGCGGGATCCGGAGCGGCGGTTCGAGATGATCCTGGCTTTGCGGGCTGCTCCTTCTTGA